The region ACAGAGTTCAGGATTGTAGAGGCACTGGTGAGCCCAGAGCAGGCAGTTACAGTAGATTTGCAGCAGATCCAGCTGGGATGGGAGGTGAGCTTTGTCTAGAAGCAAACTGTTGAGGAAAAGAGAGTTCTTTGTGATGAGTGAAAAGTTAAAGCTGAATTCAAGTTACCTAGGTCTCAGATACTGTCAACCCACGCTTTTCAAGGCTTGGTTAATGTTTTCCTAATCTGCTGAGCATTGTAtgatggaaaaagcaaagctggtttCAGGTGAAGAAAAATGGTGACTGTTCTGGAGTTTCAGTGCAGTCCTGCTTCTTGCTCCAGTTCATAGGTGCGATAGTAGCAGCAGTTTGCTCTTGTGAAAGAACTGGTTGTGTCTCCTCTCTGAAGGCAGATAACTCTGCATATCTTGACTAAGAGATTTTCCATAACCACTGTGTACTTTTTCTGCagctctcccccctcctccagctgcagaagaGGAGGCTTCTGCAAATTACTTCAACCTACCTCCAAGTGGCCCTCCAGCCGTGGTTAACATTGCCTTGCCACCTCCTCCTGGCATtgctccaccaccacctccaggtACTTGTGTTTCCCCTTCAAGAGGGGGTGTCTAACTTGGTGTTAGACCATCTAGTCCTCCTAGTTCTCCTTGCTCAGCTGCGCTGTAGCACTGATGCATGCCCTGAGTTGattttcctcatccctgatcatACAGTGTAAACTGATGATCTAAAATGAGCTGTCAGCACAGTTTAATTAAACTGAGCTGCCTGTTGTGGTATGTATTCACTTGCAAATTCTCAGGCATGTCAGAGATTCCCGTTACTGGTACTGAGACCTACTCAGTGCTTTTGCGGGCTGTGTAAATCCCACATTAACCTGAACTTCAAAAGGTAATTCTGCAGCTGGTTGAATGCCACCCTGTGTTTGgctgtgtgtatatatctgtCCGGAGACCCTTTTTTTAATGGGACATCAACTTTTGTGGATGTATTTGCTTTGCTTCATGGTTGAGCAGAGAGCATTTAGACTGGCATTACAGACATTTGTTCAGTCACGCAACTGGCTTTTATCTGCGAGTAAGGATGTGTGTTGGGAAAGGTTTGCCTGCAGTTGTACTAGAAAGAGGGGGAGGTGTCTGGGGATTTGAAGAACTAGGGGAGATGTGCACCTTTCTAAGGCACAGCTGTGAGCCAGCTGTTTTCTGTCGGTAGTTTCAGGCAGCAGTACATCTGCATGGGTTGTTCTGTTGCTTTGTCTGAAGCTGCCAACTTTGTTTCAGCAGGTTTTGGACCACATATGTTCCACGCCATGGGGCCCCCGCCTCCCTTCATGAGAGCCCCAGGCCCCATTCACTACCCGTCTCAAGATCCCCAGAGGATGGGTGCCCACGCGGGAAAGCACAGCAGCCCCTAGCAGGTCATGCCACCGTCATCATTTaagtaaatgttattttctagTTACCATGGTAGCACCATATGTTGAGCTGTGGGTGAGCTAGAGAAGCCTTATTTCCCTGCTTGCAGACACTGGGCAAGCTGAGCTCCGTGTCTCCGCTAGCTAATCGGATTGTTGATACATCCCAGATCTTTCATTTAGTGTGGGGAGggttgggaggggtggggggcagacaGAAGGGCTGTCAGGGGTCTGTGGATCAGGTGTACCAGAATTACAGTCCTATCCATGTATCCCATTTGCACACTTTTGAAATAAacttctggaaaaacaaaacctaGCCCTTTTCAAGCCCATTTGATATGCTCAGTCTGAACACTATGGACTATTAAATTGTAACCAGAGACTCTGTTAGGTAACTAATGACTTATTATTCTAATGAGGTATTACACCAGGACTGAATAAGAGCTGAAAAACAAGCTTATCAGCTGTGCCAAACCCATGGCTTTGCCTTACTATTGCCACAgaattttccttcctcctttttcctgacttcttgcttaaaaaaaaaaaacacaaacccaaaccaaaacttttGTTGATGCTTCACTTCTAATCCTGCACGGCCAGAGCAAGATAAGTATTAGGTCACGTGAGCAGCCCCTGGCTAGTGCAGGCGTGATGTGGAGTGACCGTTTAGCAGTTGCCAGTTTTAGCCTGGTGAAGGCCCCCTCGGTGGCCCCCAGAAGCTGGGCTGGTGTTGCTGACAGCTGCAAGGGGAGGACGTGGTGCAGCTGCAAGCTTGTCTGGGGTATATTTGGAGCATGACTGGGGCTTTGGAGGCCTGTGGATACAGTCTCCTCTTAAACCGTGAGATGGATCCCAATTCGTCCTGCTTTGATAAGACCTgaaacttttctttctgtgctccAACTATAGTGTTTGCCCAGGAGCAACTGTGTCCTGCATGGAGGCTGGCGTTAAGATGTATGTACGCGTGGTTGGAGGATTTTGAGTGTATCTGTATGTCAGCTGCTTTCAGGCAATGGATCTGTGGACATCTTTCTGTAAAGCAAAACATGACGGGACCTGTTCTGAAGCTTcatttgcttgtttaaaaaaaaaaaaaaacaaaccacattaaaatatttgattttttcaaCACTTTGCTTAGACCCTGCTTCCTGGAGCACAGTGTCTGaggactttgatttttatttggctGCTGCCAAAGCCAAGATGCAGAGTGGACGGTGACAGCAGGTTCACTTTTAGTTTTATGTGCTGTCCTGTACAATGCCACTGGGTCCCACTGATGCTGCCAGGCTGTTGGAGGTGGCATAGCACACATGGCATCAGGGGTATGGCTGGCAGGCAGATGgctttctctgcagaaagagCAGGGCTTTGGGCACAGGTAATTAGTTTAGCTCTTGTCAGGCAAGAGCCATCCCAGGGTAGTGTTGGGGGACAGGCAGAGGCCTGCTGGTGCATGGGGAGGGTTGCAGTATTTGTCACTGCTCTGGCCCCAAGTCTTTGCAGTTGGGGCCCATAAGCTCTGTGCAGACAGATCTCGAATGCAAGCAGGCTTTACGTTATCgcaatttatttattatttccagCCAGGCCCCCAGGGGTACATGGCTTCTTCAGCTGATGGAcaaaggaggagagagatgggTTTGGAACAGGACAGCAGTTGAGCATCACAAATTTTTAATGGTTAAGGAACGgaccctttttctttccatttgcttgTCCCCTCCTGCTTCTGTGGGAAGAACAGAGCAATGAAAGTTTACTGCCTGAACGGTGTGTTCCGGCAGCAGAATCCCTGTGTAGGATTTGCTCTGTGCATCTGTCTGCACAGCATTACAAATACACCTCACAAGTGAGGCAGCTGTTAACTGCATTTTTACCACAAAATTTACTTGCCTGATTTAACCACAGTGGTGGAAAGAGAAACTTTTATTCTGATGCTCCTGCTTTTGCAAGATTAAATAAGGGTAACATTAAGAACCTGACGAAAGCAATTATAGAAAGCCTGTGTTAAGAGATTTTTGTTAGCAGGGTTTTCCAGATGTTCTGATGGCTGTCCTATAGACTGTTGTTAGCTGCATGTCTTGCTGTGTGTCACTGCTGAAAACATTTGTGTAGCTGAATCCTCACTGCTGAATTTTGGATTCATAGAGAAGCCTGTGCTTGCTCTGGAGTCatggctgtgctgcttttccttcccactgATGTTGAAGTTACCAGAATACCCTGGCAGTATCTTCAGACCGGTGCAATTCTGCAGTGCAGCAGGTCCAGGCGAGGCCTGACCCTTATTGACCAACCATATGAAGCAAACCTGGCGTAAGTCAATCAAAGGGCTTAGGTGTTTAAGCAAGGCATGCAAAtagcagcagggaggggaaaatatCAGCTGCCAAGTGCTAGCCAGTAGCTTGTGGAAAACGGGGCACAAGTTTCCAACTCCCAACGTTTTTCTCTCATATATCCTGGTTGTGCTGTGTTGGTAAACAGGCAGATGCCAGttcctcatttgtttttattgtCCAGCCAAGCCCAAGGTAAGTGCTTTTAACATGCCAATGCCTCTGGTAAATTGTTTTGCTGATGCTCTTCAATTATCACCTCCTCTCGTCATCCTGAACGGAATGACAGATGTAGAGTTGTCCTGAAGATGGAATTTCTCTGCAAAGGCACCAGCTGTCAGAGCAGGTCTTGTGTGTCGGTGGAGAAGCACCGAGACAGCTTGGTGTGTTGCAGCTGGCGGTCCTGCCATTTTCCATGAGGCAGGGAAAAGGACAGGCTGTACAGGAGCTTATGGGGATCTGCTTGCATTAATGATGACAACTTGGCTGGTTAGCTTAGCACTGAATGCCCTTGTGAAAACGGCTGGTACAAGGGCAGTTCAAAATGGTCCCAGACTTGAGCTTGTTCAAATCCCATTGAAGAAGATGACAACCCGAGACCACTAGCTTAGCTTTCACGAAGAATACTTACTCCCCTCTCCCCTACCGTGCAAATTATGCTTGAGTTGAGCGAGAAAAGCATCCGTGGTGATGGGGAAGGGAGCACGCGTACTACAGCTCATCGCTCTCTGGTAGAATCCGCACCCAACCTTGTGGCACTCTGTTGAAGTTGCGTCTGTGGGAAATCACCTCCAGAACACTCAAGTTATCCAGCTCCATGGCAGGCACAAAGGGCAGGTCGCTGACCAGTGCTCTGTCAAATGGGGTGGGAGTCCTGTGGCACAAGAAGAAGCAGACTTGGCACATCACGAGGAGAGGTTGTGCGTGATGCAAAGGTGATGGAAAAAGCAGGTCTGGATTTACTGATTCTGAGCCCAGCAGCAACCTAGCAATGCCTGTAGCAAATGACAgccctccttttcctccccaggaTGCTGTTGGAGCCTCTGCTAGCCCACCAAGGTGCTTCTCTTGTACAGAGCCAACCTCAACTCAAGCTTTGGCAGGCCTGGAGAGTGGGGTTTGGTGCCTGAGTGTCGGTGGCtgtgcaggggagggagggacagtGTTGTTACCTTCACCTTGGTCTCTCTTGATCGGCTCTGCCAACAGCAGTAGGGATGTGCTGTGTGTGAAAGATGTTAGATTAAGAGAGCAGGTGATGGTGACAAACCCCCTGGTCTTTAGAAAGTGACTTGTCCGCAGCTAATGTGTTCTGCAGAGGGCTGAGGCTGATAGTGCTGCCTCCTGATCGCTCTAGCACATGTGCAGGCAAATGTCTTTCTCTTGGCCCTGGCTCCAGTCTGCCTTTTGGGACAGCTTCTCTTGAACTATGACTAACAGGAGGAGCAGTGCGGGGGCAAAAGCTGTCATCCCTTCCTGGAGAAATGTGGAAAGGGACCAGGGAAGAGAATGCCAGCCCCTGAAAAGCCAAGAATGTTGGTTTTGGAGCAGCACATGGAGGCTGAGCTATCAATGAGGTATAGCTGGGAATGTTTGCTTTGGGAGATGCTGCTTGAACATGAGTAACATGGCACTGTTTTGCAACAGAGGAGAAATAAGGGAGGGGAAAGGTAAATGGGAGACGTTTTTTCCAGAAACACTCTCCCTTCTGGGAAAAGACAGTCCTTTTCAAAGATCGGTGTTCACTTTCTTTTAAGGCAGCACATCTTAGCAAAGTAGCCAAAGGTCTTTGCATCACAGCCTGAATGTTTAAAGCTGGGAATAAATCAGTCTGCTTTAGTGCAGTTGCTGTTGAGGTGGTGAACTTGCCCTTGCCCTGTGACCCATGTGAGCTGTGCTGGGATTCACCTAGCTTTAGGCAAGACCCCTGGCTTTTTGCTAGCTGATTTGTTCCAAAAAGcttgtttttctgcagtttggTATTTGATGAACTGAGAAGTGATTTAAAAGCCAACAGCCTGGAAGATCATGAAAAGCCCAGTTAAAAGCAGATTGGCTCTCTGAATCTTCATGCCTCAGTGAAGAATTAGAGGAGGTGGCGAGAGGCTTGGTGTTAAATTAGCATCCATCTGTATTAAATAACAGTTCAAGACTTTAAATAGAAAGGCAGCATGTGAGACAGGAGAAATGGTACGGGGTAAGGCATTATTCAGAAACATGCCCTTGCTTAAGTCCCTGTCTGTAAATAAATGCTGAGGCAGGAACATGGCTAAACGTTGAAAGAAAAGAGCCAAGTGACTGCAGCAGCTCCTTGTTCTCCCCCTACAGCACCTCCTTGGATGTTACTGCTCCAGGAAGCTCAAGATGGCTGAGTAACTGGGAAGGAGACCCTGAAGGAATAGCAAATGCAGCTCCCCCTTTGCTCCCCCACGCTTGCGGTGGCTGCCTGTGGGTTCTTGTCTCTTCCATTAaccctgctgcctcttccctttctccctcagcCCCCTTCCAGTGCAGACCAGTGCACTATCATGCTTTCACTGGTGTGGGAAGGGAAATGCAGTGGGGCCGAGCGTGCAGCAGCCTCGTGCTGTGCACCTCGCCAAGCCCCAGGGctgagggagaggagagcagcaaAGGGACCGCGGCAGCAGCATCTCGGCTCTGCTGGCGGTCGGGCTGATCTCTGCACTTTGGGACACTGTTCCCATGTAGAGGGGTTGTAGTCCCCTGTAGCCCCTTCTGCCAAGTGTTCAAAGAGCAGCATTCCTGTCCCCCCCGACTCAAATCCAACCCCGGTGTGGGCTCAGGAAAGCTGCCATCTGCAGAGGTCCAGCACCATGGCAGGTGGTGTGATGGGGAGAAGTGCTGTGTCCTGGTAGGGAGCTCCGGTGGGAGCTTGCCTACAGGAAGGTGACCTTTGTCAGGCTACTGAGGCTAACGTACTTTCATCCTCCTAAAAGAGGCTTTCAGTGAGGAGGAGAGCCAGGACCTTGGTTTGCAGCTTAAATGTTCAGTTCTCATTAGTCTACCTTGGCTGCTGGTGCTTTGCTACCACCATCTCCTGAATCCCCACCAAGCACCTTTCCAGAAAGGAGATTTTCCTTGGCGGTGTCTGTTCCAGGGTCCCAACCTCGACCCCGCTGTAACTGGGAGGTGTGAGGAGGCACAGCAGCCATGCTCCATGGGAAGCAGCCGCAGGGCATGGAGCTTGCCAGGCTGAGCCACCAGAAATCCCTGGCCTGGAGACTTCAGTCTCAAGCAGGTGTTTGGAAGGAATCTGGTGACCTCTTAGCACCTTGTGGGAAGATTAACCTTATACCCCCACCACTTCCAGCAGCTGCTTGGATACCTTGAGGAAATTAGGAGAGCGGCTTGGCAGTGTCTGTGCTGTTCTTCCACCCAGCCCGGAGCTGagcccagctgggaagcagcGATTCCTTCTCCAGGACCATGTGCATGAGCATTAGTCCTCCCAAATTTCATCCCTGAGGCTACCCAGTGAGATCAAGCTGCTTACGACTGTGCAAGCCTGGTGGTGGGGCTGAGAGGAGATctggggagctgctggaggcTGGGACCTTTGCAGAGGAGCCATGGAGGAGCTCCTGAGCAGGAAAAGAGCAACCTGAGCCCTTGCTGCTCCCCCGTGGTGGATAAAGAGGGCATGGACCACTGCATTTCCCTGGCAGGATGGTAGGTGCTTCTTGAGGCTGAAGGGTTTGGCCAAGGGATGGACAGGCTGGTGGTGCCTGCTTGTCGGCCAGTGTTACCTGTTGAAGCTCCTGAAGTCCCACAGAGAGGGTCTCACGGGCGGCTTGTTCTCGCCATGCACAGCCTTGTCCTTGTCACCGAAGAGCTCCTGCCATGGGGATCGGTAGCCCTTGGGGATGGCGGTGACATTGAACTTCTCCGGGGGGACTTCTTTGAGGGGGCCTGAGTACCCTGTGCAGGGGGAGAGATGGCGTGGGCTGCTGCGGTCACAGCCGGGCTGGGGCAACGTGCCGAGCAGGGGAGAGGGGGCTGGGAACAGCCCTGCCTTCCCATGGCTGGGATTACGTGTATATAACAAATATCTGTGatacatttatacatataaaaacTCTGGGGGAGGGTTTTGGGGAGGACGCCTCGGCAGGCAGCAGCTCGCTGCCTCCAGCCCCACATTACTGAGATTACAACGGTGTCAGCTTTGGGATGTAGGTGGCATTTACCCGGGGCCAGAGCATCGGGGTTGAGGACTTTGCTCATCTGCAagactttctctgttttcttgggCACTTCAGGGGGGCCGCCCTGAGGTGATGCTGCCACGTGGAGCTCGGAGTGATAACTCTGCTGGCCCTCGGCATCCTCCCCCGCCTGTGGAGGAGAGAGTCAGCGGGCACGGGGAGCTCCCCCTGCCCCGGTCAAGACTCGGGAGGCTGTTGAAAGCACCTCGGAGCTTCCTCCACCTACTCACCGTCCACTCATTTGCTGTTCCCTCCAGGTCACCTTTCGCGGTGCGCTGTGAGCCGCTCGCCCCTGGCCCTGTGAactgcaggaggggaggagaggggttaGCGGGTGCAGCGGGGGACCATCCTCTTGCTCTTCGGTGGATGCTGAACCTGATGCTTGCCCATCTCTGTGCCCAGCCCACCCAGCcgtctctcttctcccttcatctTGACATAGCAGGCAGCTGAGTGTGGCTGTCCTGTCGAGAGACCCCCAGACCCACCAGGAATCGCTTCCCTGCAAAGGCCGAGAgagctggggaagggctgtcCCGCTCGGAGCTGGGGAATGAGCCACAGACCCACCTCCCTGTAGCCACTGGGATGCTCAAAGATGAAGCGCTGCATCCGCCTCTGGCGCTGCTGGAAGAGCAGGGAGCCACGGTTGTTCGGCAGGGAGAGCTCCTCGATCATCAGGTCCTGCGCCACGCTCACCTTCTTGCCCAGGTCCAGCCGGGGCACTGGGGAGGCGAGGGGAGAGCACAGCCAcagctgaggctgctgcagtgctggggaccccCGCGCCCAGCGCAAGGACACCACATCCCCTCGCCGGGGTCCCTGTTGTGTGGCTCGGCCATGCACCCTCACCGGGATATGTGCCAGGGACCGGCGTTTCCTTGGTGTGGGGAATTGTCAGGGACTTAGCTCAGCTCCAGAGGCTCAAACAGCCTCTCCTGCCCCCGTGCATGGACCCCTCCAGCCTTTGACAGGCAATTGCTACCCCTTGGGGCTGTAGTGCAAGAGGGGACCAAGAAAGCAGGCACGGATGCCCTGGGGAGTGGGGCCAGTAGCTTCAACCAGAGCTGGGTCTGGCCCCtaggcagggtgggcagcactGTCGTGGGACTGGCAGCACCCTCCGGCCCCCCTTACCGTCTTCAGGGCCCGGTCTCATGATGGTCATCACTTGCTGCCACGCTCCTGGGGCAGCTATGTGGGAGAGGGATGGATCCTGCCCAGCTGGAAGAGAGAGGCAGTCCTGGGGTGACACCAAGCACAGGGATGTGTCGGCCCCAGGCGTGCCACAGGGACGAGCCAGGCTTTGGCTGAGCATCTCCCCCAGACAGCATCATCCCTGAACACCTCCCCTGGCCAGCATCATCCCCACACTACACTCCATTCCCTTCAAAGGATGCAGGGAAATGTCCAAACATGCCACCCCTCAGCCCCTGCTTGTcatcttttctctctgcctttctttaaGGCAGAAGATGTCCCCAGTTCTGTCCTTGCCTGCAGCGAGCTGGTGTCCTCGTGTCCCGAGCCCGCTCAGAGCAGCACCCACTGCCCACAGCCTGCTGGGTGAGCTGGGGCCCTGGCCGCAACCCCACCAGCACCTCTGCCTCAGCAGAGCTATTTTCAGCTGCTGGCCCCGAGGGTACAGGGGCTGCAAACCTAACCCTGCCGGGTTGCTGGCGAGCCCAGCCAGCGGCAAGATGGGGTGCGGGGTCACTGTCCCCACTTATGGGACTGGGCCGCTCTTCAGCTTCCAGCTTCATCACAGGGAGGtggctggagaccagccctgGTCTGAGCCCCCCTGGGCTGcccacccacagcagcagcctCCCGTGTGGCTGGGAGGTTCGGCTCAGTAAGTGCAAGGCTCGGCCGTGTTTGGTGCATCTGGCATCCCTCAGCTCTGGTTGATGCTGTGCAGCTTCCCCTAAGAGCCCTGGAGAGCAGGGGGTCCCTGCGGGACCACGGGTGCCTGGCatgcagctccctgccagctctcAGTTCAACATTAACCATCTG is a window of Accipiter gentilis chromosome 26, bAccGen1.1, whole genome shotgun sequence DNA encoding:
- the MYOZ3 gene encoding myozenin-3 isoform X2, with the protein product MTIMRPGPEDVPRLDLGKKVSVAQDLMIEELSLPNNRGSLLFQQRQRRMQRFIFEHPSGYREFTGPGASGSQRTAKGDLEGTANEWTAGEDAEGQQSYHSELHVAASPQGGPPEVPKKTEKVLQMSKVLNPDALAPGYSGPLKEVPPEKFNVTAIPKGYRSPWQELFGDKDKAVHGENKPPVRPSLWDFRSFNRTPTPFDRALVSDLPFVPAMELDNLSVLEVISHRRNFNRVPQGWVRILPESDEL
- the MYOZ3 gene encoding myozenin-3 isoform X1; this encodes MLSQSLARPCGTPGADTSLCLVSPQDCLSLPAGQDPSLSHIAAPGAWQQVMTIMRPGPEDVPRLDLGKKVSVAQDLMIEELSLPNNRGSLLFQQRQRRMQRFIFEHPSGYREFTGPGASGSQRTAKGDLEGTANEWTAGEDAEGQQSYHSELHVAASPQGGPPEVPKKTEKVLQMSKVLNPDALAPGYSGPLKEVPPEKFNVTAIPKGYRSPWQELFGDKDKAVHGENKPPVRPSLWDFRSFNRTPTPFDRALVSDLPFVPAMELDNLSVLEVISHRRNFNRVPQGWVRILPESDEL